A window of Prolixibacter sp. SD074 contains these coding sequences:
- a CDS encoding MIP/aquaporin family protein translates to MNIAYIYEFLGTFILILLGDGVVANTVLRGTKSEGAGWLTITIGWGLAVFMGVIVAGPHSGAHINPAVTIGLATAGLFPWSMVPGYIAAQLLGGFTGGVVVYLFFKQHFNRTEDLNLHLGVFCTGPAIRKTRSNLFSEIIGTFVLVLLVLYIAGPSFAASNIKGAVIGLGSIGALPVALVVMGIGISLGGTTGYAINPARDLGPRIAYAVLPFHEKRDADWGYSWIPVIGPILGAIIAAVIFLQL, encoded by the coding sequence ATGAATATCGCATATATATATGAATTTCTGGGTACTTTTATACTCATCCTTCTTGGTGACGGTGTTGTTGCCAATACTGTACTCAGAGGCACGAAAAGCGAAGGAGCCGGTTGGTTAACCATTACAATAGGATGGGGATTAGCCGTATTTATGGGGGTTATTGTGGCCGGACCTCATTCTGGCGCTCACATCAATCCGGCTGTTACTATTGGATTGGCAACTGCCGGACTATTTCCATGGAGCATGGTGCCTGGTTATATCGCAGCACAGCTTCTCGGAGGTTTTACCGGAGGCGTGGTTGTCTACCTTTTCTTCAAACAACACTTTAACAGGACTGAAGATCTGAATCTTCATTTGGGGGTTTTCTGTACAGGTCCTGCTATCCGAAAGACACGTTCGAACCTGTTTTCAGAGATTATCGGAACTTTTGTTTTGGTCTTGCTCGTACTTTATATTGCAGGGCCTTCTTTTGCCGCCTCAAATATTAAAGGCGCTGTTATCGGATTAGGTTCTATCGGGGCGCTTCCCGTAGCTCTCGTTGTTATGGGTATCGGTATTTCTTTAGGCGGGACAACTGGTTATGCTATAAATCCGGCCCGAGATTTGGGGCCCCGGATTGCTTATGCCGTTCTCCCATTCCACGAAAAACGTGATGCAGACTGGGGATATTCATGGATTCCTGTTATTGGTCCTATTCTAGGGGCAATAATAGCCGCTGTAATTTTCCTTCAACTCTAA
- the glpK gene encoding glycerol kinase GlpK has protein sequence METYILALDQGTTSSRAILFNHNGEIKSSAQKEFAQIFPETGWVEHDPMEIWSSQVSVAAEAMSKLGINGKAVSGIGITNQRETTIVWDRKTGAAVYNAIVWQDRRTSKFCDELKEKGLTDMIREKTGLIPDAYFSGTKVKWILDNVDGVREKAEKGELAFGTVDSWLVWNLTEGRTHITDVTNASRTMLFNINTLEWDEELLELLNIPKSMLPEVKSSSEIYDYSNTTFFAHKVPIAGIAGDQQAAMFGQMCIEEGMVKNTYGTGCFILLNTGDKPFYSKNKLVTTIAWKINGKVTYALEGSIFIGGAVVQWLRDGLRIINTSSDVEALAKTVEDNGDVFFVPAFTGMGAPHWDQYARGTMVGISRGTNRGHIARAALEGIAFQTLDVLEAMRKDTAMDYTEIRVDGGASNNNLLMQFQSDILDKPVERPMITETTALGAAYLAGLATGFWENVDEIKQQWQIDKRFTPEMDKVKAEKQIAKWKDAVSRAKSWVC, from the coding sequence ATGGAAACGTACATTTTGGCTTTAGATCAGGGGACTACAAGCTCCAGGGCCATATTATTTAATCACAATGGAGAGATTAAATCTTCAGCGCAAAAGGAATTTGCACAAATTTTTCCGGAAACAGGATGGGTTGAGCATGATCCGATGGAAATCTGGTCTTCTCAAGTGTCAGTTGCTGCCGAGGCCATGTCAAAATTGGGCATAAACGGCAAGGCTGTTTCTGGTATTGGTATTACCAATCAGCGGGAAACGACGATTGTGTGGGATCGAAAGACAGGTGCAGCCGTCTATAACGCTATCGTTTGGCAGGATCGCAGAACATCAAAGTTTTGTGATGAATTGAAAGAGAAAGGCCTTACGGATATGATCCGTGAAAAAACGGGTTTGATTCCGGATGCCTATTTTAGCGGGACAAAAGTAAAATGGATTCTTGACAACGTAGATGGAGTAAGAGAGAAGGCTGAAAAAGGAGAATTAGCTTTTGGTACTGTTGATTCGTGGTTAGTATGGAACTTAACTGAAGGACGCACACATATTACAGATGTCACGAACGCCAGTCGAACAATGCTGTTTAATATCAATACACTTGAGTGGGATGAAGAGTTATTGGAATTATTAAATATTCCCAAATCAATGCTCCCTGAGGTTAAGTCTTCCAGCGAAATTTATGATTACTCAAACACTACGTTCTTTGCCCATAAGGTGCCGATTGCCGGTATTGCCGGAGACCAGCAAGCTGCTATGTTCGGACAAATGTGTATCGAAGAAGGTATGGTAAAGAACACTTACGGCACCGGTTGCTTTATCCTTCTCAATACGGGCGATAAACCGTTCTATTCTAAAAATAAACTCGTCACGACCATTGCCTGGAAAATCAATGGGAAAGTAACGTATGCACTCGAGGGTAGTATTTTTATTGGTGGCGCAGTTGTACAATGGCTGCGTGACGGATTGCGCATTATTAATACCTCTTCCGACGTTGAGGCTTTAGCGAAAACGGTGGAAGACAATGGTGATGTTTTCTTCGTGCCAGCGTTTACCGGCATGGGCGCCCCTCACTGGGATCAATACGCCAGGGGAACGATGGTGGGTATCAGTAGAGGTACCAACCGAGGACATATTGCACGTGCAGCGCTTGAAGGTATTGCTTTCCAGACCCTTGACGTGTTAGAGGCTATGAGAAAAGACACCGCGATGGATTATACTGAGATCAGAGTGGATGGCGGAGCTTCGAATAATAATTTGCTCATGCAGTTTCAGTCGGATATCCTCGATAAGCCCGTTGAAAGGCCTATGATTACAGAGACAACTGCTTTAGGTGCTGCCTATCTGGCTGGTTTGGCTACTGGTTTCTGGGAAAATGTTGATGAAATCAAGCAACAGTGGCAGATTGACAAACGCTTTACTCCTGAAATGGATAAGGTAAAAGCTGAAAAGCAGATCGCCAAATGGAAAGATGCTGTTTCAAGAGCTAAATCTTGGGTTTGTTAA
- a CDS encoding glycerol-3-phosphate dehydrogenase/oxidase has protein sequence MKRNEMIEALHKNHKDYDFIVVGGGATGIGIALEASARGYTVALFEQSDFTKSTSSKSTKLVHGGVRYLAQGDVALVREACIERGLLRKNAPHLVKNQSFIIPTAGLWDEIQYTIGLILYDLMAGSLSLGRSTRISKKKALKRISTFNPVKLTAGVVYHDGQFDDSRLAINSLQTAVEHGAVVLNYTTVTGLTKDQDGNLNGVEVRDEETLDTFKVSGKNIINATGVFADDILQMDKPGSRKTVVPSQGVHLMLDRSFLPGNDAIMIPKTDDGRVLFAVPWHGKIVVGTTDTPLKEASLEPKALDKEIDFILNTAGRYLVKAPKRSDVLSVFAGLRPLAAPKKEGSKTKEISRSHKIFVSESGLLTIIGGKWTTYRKMGEDLVDRAEKEKKWKHIGTKTRYLKIHGYKKDIDLNDPLYFYGTDKDGVMSIAASDEALSQPLSRKLDVLKAQVVWSIRNEMVCNIEDFLARRIRAQLLDARESLKIAPEVARIMAREMGKTEEWQKDQIKSYQKTTENYILN, from the coding sequence ATGAAACGCAACGAAATGATAGAAGCACTTCACAAAAATCATAAGGACTATGATTTTATCGTCGTCGGAGGGGGTGCAACAGGAATAGGAATAGCCTTGGAAGCCTCGGCGAGAGGGTATACTGTTGCTCTTTTTGAGCAGTCGGATTTTACCAAATCTACTTCCAGTAAAAGTACGAAACTGGTGCATGGAGGTGTTCGTTATTTGGCGCAGGGGGATGTGGCCCTTGTGCGTGAAGCTTGCATTGAGCGTGGATTGTTGAGAAAAAATGCGCCGCATCTTGTTAAAAACCAATCGTTCATTATTCCAACTGCCGGATTATGGGACGAGATTCAGTATACTATTGGTCTGATATTATATGACCTGATGGCGGGGAGTCTTAGTCTTGGTCGTTCGACAAGGATTTCGAAAAAGAAAGCATTAAAACGGATTTCTACGTTTAATCCTGTAAAGTTGACGGCTGGTGTTGTTTATCATGACGGACAATTCGATGATTCGCGACTGGCTATAAATTCATTGCAAACAGCTGTTGAGCATGGGGCTGTTGTGTTGAATTACACCACTGTAACGGGATTGACGAAGGATCAGGACGGAAATTTGAACGGTGTTGAAGTAAGGGACGAAGAGACACTCGATACATTTAAGGTTTCAGGGAAGAATATCATTAATGCTACCGGTGTTTTTGCTGACGATATCTTGCAAATGGATAAGCCCGGAAGTAGGAAAACAGTTGTGCCGAGTCAAGGGGTGCATTTGATGCTTGACAGGTCTTTCCTTCCCGGGAATGACGCCATCATGATCCCTAAGACAGATGACGGGCGTGTTCTTTTTGCAGTGCCTTGGCACGGAAAAATTGTAGTAGGAACAACCGACACTCCTCTCAAAGAAGCATCGTTGGAGCCTAAAGCGCTGGATAAAGAGATTGACTTTATTCTGAATACCGCCGGACGATATCTTGTTAAGGCACCCAAACGTTCGGACGTATTGAGTGTTTTCGCTGGATTGCGGCCGCTTGCTGCACCAAAAAAAGAGGGCAGCAAAACGAAAGAAATATCCAGAAGCCACAAAATATTCGTGTCGGAATCCGGTCTGTTAACAATTATTGGTGGGAAATGGACTACTTATCGAAAAATGGGAGAAGATTTAGTGGATCGCGCCGAAAAAGAAAAGAAATGGAAGCATATCGGAACTAAAACGAGATATCTCAAAATTCACGGGTATAAAAAGGATATTGATTTGAACGATCCGCTATATTTTTATGGAACAGACAAAGATGGTGTTATGTCTATTGCGGCCAGCGATGAAGCGTTAAGCCAACCTTTAAGCCGGAAATTGGATGTTCTTAAGGCACAGGTAGTTTGGAGCATTAGAAATGAAATGGTTTGCAACATTGAAGATTTTCTGGCAAGAAGAATACGGGCGCAACTTCTTGATGCCCGGGAAAGTTTGAAGATTGCACCGGAAGTCGCCAGAATTATGGCCCGGGAGATGGGAAAAACTGAGGAATGGCAGAAGGATCAGATAAAAAGCTATCAGAAAACAACCGAGAACTACATTTTAAACTAA
- a CDS encoding DeoR/GlpR family DNA-binding transcription regulator, whose protein sequence is MAISIAERHQYILKKLNENGFVNVMDLSKELEVSFVTIRKDLKALEERNLLFRTHGSATLINPYINEKPVNEKEKIHANEKQKIAKAAITLINNLDTIIIASGTTVIEFARQILNLQYDLTVLSASLDASLILGHYSQIEIIQLGGNIRKSSSSVIGPFAEKMLSEFSCNKLFMGVDGIDLSHGFTTTSAMEASLNQKMITAAQKIIVLADSSKFGRRGFGRICGLDKVDIVITDKSADEKFKKGLEDQGIQVLAV, encoded by the coding sequence ATGGCCATAAGTATTGCTGAAAGACATCAGTATATCCTCAAGAAGCTAAACGAAAATGGCTTTGTTAATGTAATGGACTTAAGTAAAGAATTAGAAGTTTCGTTTGTTACCATTCGAAAAGATCTAAAAGCACTTGAAGAACGAAACTTACTTTTTCGAACGCATGGCAGTGCAACACTGATAAATCCATACATCAACGAAAAGCCGGTCAATGAAAAAGAGAAAATTCATGCAAACGAGAAACAAAAAATTGCCAAAGCAGCGATAACGTTAATCAACAACCTGGACACAATCATTATTGCGTCAGGAACAACTGTTATTGAGTTTGCACGTCAGATACTCAACCTACAATACGACCTTACAGTTCTGTCTGCCTCGCTGGATGCATCTCTTATTTTAGGTCATTATTCACAAATTGAAATAATTCAACTTGGAGGCAATATAAGAAAGAGTTCATCTTCCGTTATTGGCCCTTTTGCTGAAAAAATGCTTTCTGAATTTTCTTGCAACAAACTTTTTATGGGAGTTGATGGCATCGATTTATCACATGGATTTACGACGACATCTGCAATGGAGGCATCCCTGAATCAAAAAATGATAACAGCTGCACAAAAAATAATTGTACTGGCCGATTCGTCGAAATTTGGGCGCAGGGGTTTTGGGCGAATATGTGGTTTGGATAAAGTCGATATTGTAATCACGGATAAATCGGCTGATGAAAAATTCAAAAAAGGGCTTGAAGATCAAGGAATACAAGTATTGGCCGTTTAA
- the lysA gene encoding diaminopimelate decarboxylase — translation MIDNRFIEKFKALETPFYFYDFDLLRRTLDEVKQESTKYGYIVHYAMKANANDALLGVIRDAGMGADCVSGNEVTKAIEIGIPREKVAFAGVGKSDKEIRTALKNDIFSFNCESIPEIEVIDELAGEVGKVAPVAVRINPDVDPQTHEYITTGLKDNKFGINHWDFDEVGRRLRSLKNIRLTGIHFHIGSQITDISVFGQLSLKVNKIQEWFVENGFHLQHINMGGGLGINYENPEKEPIPDFKSYFKAFHDNLELQPGQQLHFELGRSLVAQCGHLISRVLYVKQGLETQFMILDAGMTELIRPALYKANHKATNLASSGELVKYDVVGPVCESSDTFSRGTFLPHSKRGDLVALHSAGAYGESMASTYNMRDMVKSYNSDELS, via the coding sequence ATGATAGACAACCGGTTTATTGAAAAATTTAAGGCGCTCGAAACGCCTTTCTATTTTTATGATTTTGATTTGTTGCGCCGGACCCTCGACGAAGTAAAACAGGAAAGCACTAAGTATGGTTACATTGTGCATTACGCTATGAAGGCCAATGCTAATGATGCTTTGCTGGGAGTAATCCGCGATGCCGGCATGGGGGCCGACTGTGTGAGTGGCAATGAGGTGACTAAAGCGATTGAAATCGGAATCCCGCGTGAAAAAGTAGCTTTTGCCGGCGTTGGTAAAAGCGATAAAGAGATTCGCACGGCACTCAAAAACGATATTTTCAGTTTTAATTGCGAATCAATTCCGGAAATCGAGGTGATTGACGAGCTGGCTGGTGAAGTTGGTAAAGTGGCGCCGGTGGCTGTCCGCATCAATCCCGATGTGGACCCGCAAACGCATGAGTACATCACAACCGGATTAAAAGATAATAAGTTCGGGATCAATCACTGGGATTTTGATGAGGTTGGACGTCGGCTGCGCTCGCTGAAAAATATCCGGTTAACCGGAATTCACTTTCATATTGGTTCGCAGATTACTGATATCTCAGTATTCGGGCAGCTTTCGCTGAAGGTGAACAAGATTCAGGAATGGTTTGTCGAAAACGGCTTCCACTTACAGCACATCAATATGGGAGGAGGGCTCGGCATTAATTATGAAAATCCTGAAAAGGAGCCAATTCCGGATTTCAAATCCTACTTTAAGGCATTTCACGATAACCTGGAGTTACAGCCCGGACAGCAACTCCATTTCGAGTTGGGCCGGTCGCTGGTGGCACAATGCGGACATCTGATTTCGCGCGTACTTTACGTGAAACAGGGGTTGGAAACGCAATTCATGATTCTGGATGCCGGAATGACGGAATTAATTCGTCCGGCTCTTTACAAAGCAAATCATAAGGCAACTAACCTGGCCTCTAGCGGGGAACTGGTGAAGTACGATGTGGTTGGCCCGGTTTGCGAATCGTCCGACACATTTTCCAGGGGAACCTTTTTGCCTCATTCCAAACGAGGTGATTTGGTCGCGTTGCATTCCGCCGGGGCTTACGGCGAATCGATGGCTTCGACCTACAACATGCGCGATATGGTGAAAAGTTACAATTCTGATGAATTAAGTTAG
- a CDS encoding aspartate kinase has protein sequence MKVLKFGGTSVGSVENMRAVMKIIADGDRKVVVLSAMSGTTNTLVEISDYLYKRNKEAALGVISGLEKKYYNVVYDLFGKNENKEKGKKILETHFEKLKSFTLGDFNEVGERTILAQGELLSTNLFTILMQENGYNACCLPALDFMKIDKDKSPDTTYIRTHLAELMENSPKADYYITQGFICRNPEGEIDNLQRGGSDYSASLIGAAIKSEEVQIWTDIDGFHNNDPRFVENTHRVDFLSFNEAAELAYFGAKILHPQTIHPAMINNIPVRLKNTMAPESQGTLITAESSGPGIKAVAAKDGITAIKIRSGRMLNAYGFLKNVFEIFEFFKTPIDMITTSEVAVSLTIDNDHHLHEILKELREYGEVIVDEKQTIVCIVGDIVAGEKGYAARVFKALEGISVRMISYGGSRHNISVLVNTRDKQATLEALSDKVLNV, from the coding sequence ATGAAAGTCTTGAAATTTGGAGGAACCTCGGTAGGTTCCGTTGAAAACATGCGGGCGGTGATGAAGATTATCGCCGATGGTGATCGCAAAGTAGTTGTTTTGTCGGCCATGTCGGGAACAACCAACACTCTTGTCGAAATTTCCGACTATTTGTATAAACGGAATAAGGAGGCAGCGTTGGGCGTTATCAGCGGACTCGAAAAGAAATATTACAACGTTGTTTATGACCTGTTCGGGAAGAATGAGAATAAGGAAAAAGGGAAAAAGATTCTTGAGACGCATTTTGAAAAACTAAAATCGTTTACCTTAGGCGATTTCAACGAAGTGGGTGAACGGACGATTCTGGCTCAGGGTGAGCTCCTTTCGACTAATTTGTTTACTATTCTGATGCAGGAAAATGGGTACAACGCCTGTTGTTTGCCGGCGCTCGATTTTATGAAAATTGATAAAGATAAATCCCCTGATACAACTTATATCCGAACCCATCTCGCTGAGCTGATGGAAAATTCTCCCAAGGCTGACTACTATATAACTCAAGGGTTCATCTGTCGGAACCCGGAGGGAGAGATTGACAACTTGCAGCGTGGAGGTTCAGACTACTCAGCATCGCTGATTGGCGCTGCAATTAAGAGTGAAGAGGTTCAGATTTGGACGGATATCGATGGCTTCCACAATAACGATCCGCGTTTTGTTGAAAATACACATCGGGTAGACTTTCTGTCGTTTAACGAAGCCGCCGAGCTGGCCTATTTCGGTGCAAAAATTTTGCATCCGCAGACCATTCATCCTGCGATGATCAATAATATTCCGGTTCGCCTGAAGAATACCATGGCACCTGAAAGCCAGGGAACACTGATTACAGCTGAATCGAGTGGCCCCGGAATTAAAGCTGTGGCCGCTAAGGACGGTATTACAGCGATTAAGATTCGCTCCGGACGAATGCTGAATGCCTATGGTTTTCTGAAAAATGTTTTTGAAATCTTCGAGTTTTTCAAAACGCCCATCGATATGATCACCACCTCGGAGGTGGCTGTTTCGCTGACCATCGATAACGACCATCATTTGCATGAAATTCTGAAGGAGTTGAGGGAGTACGGCGAAGTTATTGTCGACGAGAAACAAACCATTGTTTGTATTGTTGGAGACATTGTGGCTGGCGAGAAAGGCTATGCGGCACGCGTGTTTAAAGCACTTGAAGGCATTTCCGTCCGGATGATTTCCTACGGAGGGAGCCGACACAATATTTCGGTGCTCGTAAATACCCGCGACAAACAAGCGACCCTGGAAGCACTTAGTGATAAAGTTTTAAACGTATAA
- a CDS encoding 1-acyl-sn-glycerol-3-phosphate acyltransferase, with protein MQFEKKFEDIRPYRDEEVAEVMKRLVKDPIFDKVLMNLYKEREYVERVKAALLKTNTINDFQTNFVVPYLNQIISESTDGVTIGGLEYIEPDQSYVFISNHRDIILDAALMNIEIKRVGLNTTEIAIGSNLLIYQWIIDMFKLNRAFVVARNTTLKQRQHESQRLSEYIRYLAKHRGDSVWISQREGRTKDGNDQTQVSVLKMLNMSNQADFDAGFRELNLVPLSISYEIEPCGNEKVAELLKRQSDATFTKTERDDLWSMVSGLKNQKGRIHLQFGKPVAELLEDIAKAENVNQSLNELAEYIDSEIYRNYKLWPNNYIAYDIFYKTKKYSDMYTVEELEKFNKLIHERLELVNEVREEAKMLWLSLYAAPVFNYENCKCHRK; from the coding sequence ATGCAGTTCGAAAAAAAATTTGAAGATATCAGGCCCTATCGCGACGAAGAAGTTGCTGAAGTGATGAAGCGGCTAGTGAAAGATCCCATATTTGATAAGGTGTTGATGAATCTTTACAAAGAACGTGAGTACGTTGAAAGGGTTAAAGCTGCACTCCTGAAAACAAATACCATTAATGATTTTCAGACGAACTTTGTCGTTCCTTATCTGAATCAAATTATTAGTGAGAGTACTGATGGTGTAACCATCGGAGGCCTGGAATACATAGAACCGGATCAGAGTTATGTCTTCATTTCCAACCACCGGGACATCATCCTGGATGCGGCTTTAATGAATATTGAAATCAAGCGGGTTGGGTTAAATACTACGGAGATCGCGATTGGGAGCAATCTGTTGATTTATCAATGGATAATTGACATGTTCAAATTGAATCGTGCTTTTGTTGTTGCACGGAATACAACACTGAAGCAGCGTCAGCATGAATCCCAGAGATTGTCCGAATACATACGTTATCTTGCAAAGCATCGGGGGGACTCTGTTTGGATTTCGCAGCGCGAAGGACGTACCAAAGATGGGAACGATCAAACGCAGGTCTCGGTTTTGAAGATGCTGAACATGTCAAATCAGGCTGATTTTGATGCCGGTTTCCGGGAACTGAACCTAGTCCCTTTGTCCATTTCTTATGAAATTGAACCCTGTGGTAACGAAAAAGTAGCAGAATTACTGAAACGCCAATCTGATGCAACTTTTACAAAAACCGAAAGAGACGATTTATGGAGCATGGTCAGTGGGTTGAAGAATCAAAAAGGGAGGATACATCTTCAGTTTGGAAAACCGGTTGCTGAACTGCTTGAGGACATTGCAAAGGCTGAAAATGTTAACCAGTCGTTGAATGAACTTGCGGAATACATTGATAGTGAGATTTACAGGAATTATAAATTGTGGCCTAACAATTACATTGCCTATGATATTTTTTATAAAACAAAAAAATATTCGGACATGTACACGGTTGAGGAGTTGGAAAAGTTTAACAAATTGATACATGAACGGCTCGAACTTGTTAATGAGGTCCGGGAGGAGGCCAAAATGCTTTGGCTTAGCTTGTATGCCGCTCCTGTTTTTAATTACGAAAACTGTAAATGCCACCGGAAATAA